The following nucleotide sequence is from Micromonospora sp. WMMD1120.
GGTTCGATCCCGAACCGGTCCGCCAGGCTGCGTACCCCGTCGGCGGCCTGACCAGCGGTCGCGCTCACTGTCGCGTGCCTCCTCAACTCGTCCCTGCTCGCGGCGTCGGTGCGACGCCGTCAGGCAAAGTCCACACACTTGTACGTCCCCGCGCAAGTGGCGCACCGGGTGGAACGGAATTTACCGTGCCAGCAGCGTACGGGCACCGTCGGTAATGGCTTCCGCGGAGACCAGAACATGACGGGCTGCCGGACCTAATGGTACAAACGAGTCAACTCCGGCCACCCGCCGCGCGGCACCCACATATCCGGCGTCGACCAGCGCGGCGATCACGCCCTCGCCGACCCCGCCGGAACGGCGCGTCTCGTCCACCACCAGCACCCGACCGGTCGCCGAGGACTCCCGGATGATGTCCGCCACCGGCAGTGGGGCCAGCCAGCGCAGGTCCACCACCCGGGTGCCCACCCCCTCCTCGGCGAGGGTCGCCGCCGCCCGCAGCGACATCCGCACCCCGTTACCGAAGGTGAGGATGGTCAGGTCGTCCGCCGAACCGACCCGGTAGACCCGGGCCCGGCCGATCGGCACGTGCCCGGCCACCCACTCGCCCGGCTCCGGATAGCCGGCCAGCCACTCCCCGTCACCGTCGGCGTACAGGTCGCGGGTGTGGTACAGCGCGATCGGCTCCAGGAACACGCAGACGCTGCCGTCCACCGCCGCGCTCGCCAGACAGGTCCGCAGCATGGGCGCGGCGTCGTCCGGCCGCGCCGGCACCGCGACCACCAGACCGGGCACATCCCGGAGTACGGCCACCGAGTTGTCGTTGTGGAAGTGCCCGCCGAACCCCTCCTGGTACGCCAGCCCCGCCACCCGCACCACCATCGGGTTGCGGAACGCCCCCTGCGAGAAGAACCGCATGGTGGCCGCCTCACCGCGGAGCTGGTCCTCGGCGTTGTGCAGGTACGCCAGGTACTGGATCTCCGGCACCGGCAGCATCCCGGCCAACCCGGCGCCGAGGCCCAGCCCGAGCACCGACGTCTCGTCGAGCAGGGTGTCGAAGACCCGGGCCGGCCCGAACCGGTCCCGCAACCCCTTCGTCACCCCGTACACGCCGCCCTTGGCGGCCACGTCCTCGCCGAAGACCGCCATCTGCGGGTGGTCGAGCATCCCGTCCGCGAGCGCCGCGTTGATGCTCTGCGCCAGGGTCAGCGGGCCGGCCAACTCCGGTGGCTTCCCGCCGAACGCCTCCGCCCGGGCGGCCGCGCCGGGCCCGCTGGCGCGCGCCGCGGCGTCCGCCACCGCCCGCGCCACCCGCACCGGGCGGCGTGGGGCCAGCGTCGACACCACGTCGGCCGCGGACGCCAACTTCGGCTCGACCAGCACCTCCTCGGCCAGCCGGCGGACCTGCCAGCCGGTCTCGTCGTACCGGGCCAGCAACTCCTCGCCGGTCGCCACCCCGGCCTCGGCCAGCAGCCGCGCGGTGGCAACCACCGGGTCCCGGGCCAGGTCGTCAGCCAGCTCGGCCGGGCTCCGGTACGCGGACTCGGCGTCCGCACCGGCGTGCCCCATCAGCCGTACGGTGCGCAGGTGCAGCACCGCGGGACGCCGGTTGCGCCGCACCCAGGCCGCCGCCTCGGCCGCCACGGTGTACGTCCGCACCGGGTCGGTACCGTCCGCGTCGAAGTACCGGATGCCCGGCTTGGCCCGCAGCGTCGCCTCGACCCAGCCCTCCGGCGAACGGACGCTGATGCCCAGCCCGTTGTCCTCGCAGACGAAGAGCACCGGGATGCGCAGCCCGGCGTGGTCGTACCACCCCGCGGTGTTGAAGGCGGCGGTGGCGCTGGCGTGGTTG
It contains:
- a CDS encoding thiamine pyrophosphate-dependent enzyme — encoded protein: MAGRWLRSFGEGFYTISSAGHESNAAVAAALRPTDPALLHYRSGAFYCVRAAQAAADPARAAGRADDSAPTADPARAADPADDSAPTADPARAASRSRADHPAQVTAEPARAAGRADDSAPSTDPARAASRSASAPATDPDSGPVPTPAADPAAGQGFDSEPSVEAADGGGFSAYADAARDVLRGLVASSQEPIAGGRHKVFGRADLAVVPTTSTIASHLPRAVGMGLAVERLRRLDSAGRRAGTGVRVGSGAGAAHAPWPPDAIVVCSFGDASVNHASATAAFNTAGWYDHAGLRIPVLFVCEDNGLGISVRSPEGWVEATLRAKPGIRYFDADGTDPVRTYTVAAEAAAWVRRNRRPAVLHLRTVRLMGHAGADAESAYRSPAELADDLARDPVVATARLLAEAGVATGEELLARYDETGWQVRRLAEEVLVEPKLASAADVVSTLAPRRPVRVARAVADAAARASGPGAAARAEAFGGKPPELAGPLTLAQSINAALADGMLDHPQMAVFGEDVAAKGGVYGVTKGLRDRFGPARVFDTLLDETSVLGLGLGAGLAGMLPVPEIQYLAYLHNAEDQLRGEAATMRFFSQGAFRNPMVVRVAGLAYQEGFGGHFHNDNSVAVLRDVPGLVVAVPARPDDAAPMLRTCLASAAVDGSVCVFLEPIALYHTRDLYADGDGEWLAGYPEPGEWVAGHVPIGRARVYRVGSADDLTILTFGNGVRMSLRAAATLAEEGVGTRVVDLRWLAPLPVADIIRESSATGRVLVVDETRRSGGVGEGVIAALVDAGYVGAARRVAGVDSFVPLGPAARHVLVSAEAITDGARTLLAR